Proteins encoded together in one Marinithermus hydrothermalis DSM 14884 window:
- a CDS encoding response regulator, with product MRVLVVEDDPGMIRFLEVILTGMGCGVDVARDGREALEYLKGHTPDLILLDVMLPELDGLGLLTRIRQVRRLQEVPVLVLTADVSSSTALQARMLKADAFLTKPVTSQELRRTVRELLAARGGVLLPGGVRVGSVEEARPYFAAALGDEVAFRQAWRKAETREARLAELERQGWLEALERLVPRPEVDVYDRLGHVAYGWPLLARKARAERARAQLEAFAEKERAVAEALLAVYAEKGVQAMERLDTLDRPALRPLGGERAVVQALGGLRAYLEFLDRLAAVIYAD from the coding sequence GTGCGTGTGCTTGTGGTAGAGGACGATCCCGGCATGATCCGGTTTTTGGAGGTGATCCTCACCGGGATGGGGTGCGGGGTCGATGTGGCCCGGGACGGCCGGGAAGCGCTGGAGTACTTGAAGGGGCACACCCCGGACCTGATCCTGCTGGATGTGATGCTGCCGGAGCTGGACGGGCTTGGCTTGCTCACCCGCATCCGGCAGGTACGTCGGTTGCAGGAGGTGCCGGTCCTGGTGCTGACCGCGGACGTTTCCTCCAGCACGGCGCTGCAAGCGCGGATGCTGAAGGCCGACGCCTTCCTCACCAAGCCGGTCACCAGCCAGGAGTTGCGGCGCACGGTGCGGGAACTGCTCGCCGCGCGCGGCGGGGTGCTGCTCCCCGGAGGGGTGCGCGTCGGGAGCGTGGAGGAAGCGCGCCCCTACTTCGCCGCGGCGCTCGGGGACGAGGTCGCCTTCCGCCAGGCCTGGCGGAAGGCGGAAACCCGCGAGGCCCGCTTGGCGGAGCTGGAGCGCCAGGGGTGGCTCGAGGCCCTCGAGCGGCTGGTGCCCCGGCCGGAGGTGGACGTGTACGACCGCTTGGGGCATGTGGCCTACGGCTGGCCGTTACTGGCGCGGAAAGCCCGCGCGGAGCGCGCCCGGGCGCAGCTCGAGGCGTTCGCGGAAAAGGAACGCGCCGTGGCCGAGGCGCTCCTCGCGGTCTACGCGGAGAAGGGCGTGCAGGCGATGGAACGCCTGGACACCCTGGACCGCCCCGCACTCCGGCCCCTGGGCGGGGAGCGCGCGGTGGTGCAGGCCCTCGGGGGGCTCCGGGCGTACCTCGAGTTTCTGGACCGGCTGGCCGCCGTGATCTACGCGGACTAG
- a CDS encoding glycosyl hydrolase family 28-related protein: MNEGGTQPMRFNGSFITAFAVSLLVAACSQQVDLPTDTEPPTSSEPPVVTNPDPTPPDTQTPPPTPNDPPAVSVNGVPQTLDLETPVEVWWASHPYNPESPNFIPVGGIQSPDPVLNVRDEFGGNIQAAIDALPASGGTLYFPPGTYGGNWTLVGKSNVHFISDGGAVLTGVGFVVGCTDAIDYQRLMERVRVEKNPDAINCVTDGRIENIYFKNLTFDGGGTQLLAITIRAARQVLFDNVTFQNYRDPGNYHRGLINATAWVDDIWVRDSRFLGSERWAVYFDGCFACGVIGSEIAGNFGNGGLLILTNQDADFDINGDGIFQENEIRQANHIVVANNTFGGLHQGIQITGKDALVVGNTATADQAIFVQFSAKCDQVNPNAGIHSVFNNLRVENNRVAGVNAFVRVNAYPDGCGSGNTMEIGGYYVAGNTVERFYGTNPGLVVEVSGPIVDPRVITDNLCGGVACDNQVRALAE, translated from the coding sequence ATGAACGAAGGAGGAACCCAACCCATGCGCTTCAATGGATCCTTCATCACCGCTTTCGCAGTCTCGCTGCTCGTCGCGGCCTGCTCCCAGCAGGTCGACCTGCCCACCGATACTGAACCGCCCACCAGTTCCGAACCACCCGTCGTGACCAACCCGGACCCCACCCCACCGGACACCCAGACGCCGCCCCCCACCCCGAACGATCCGCCCGCCGTTAGCGTGAACGGCGTACCGCAGACCTTGGACCTCGAGACCCCGGTCGAGGTCTGGTGGGCGAGCCACCCCTATAACCCGGAAAGCCCGAACTTCATCCCCGTGGGCGGCATTCAGAGCCCGGACCCCGTGTTGAACGTGCGGGATGAGTTCGGGGGGAATATCCAGGCCGCGATCGACGCGCTCCCGGCCTCCGGGGGGACGCTGTACTTCCCGCCCGGCACCTACGGGGGGAACTGGACGCTCGTGGGGAAGAGCAACGTGCACTTCATCTCCGACGGCGGCGCGGTCCTCACGGGAGTGGGGTTCGTCGTGGGGTGCACGGACGCGATCGACTACCAGCGCTTGATGGAACGCGTTCGCGTGGAGAAGAACCCCGACGCGATTAACTGCGTCACGGACGGGCGCATCGAGAACATCTACTTCAAGAACCTGACCTTCGACGGGGGCGGCACGCAACTTTTAGCGATCACGATCCGCGCGGCGCGCCAGGTCCTCTTCGACAACGTGACCTTCCAGAACTACCGCGATCCCGGGAACTACCACCGCGGCCTCATTAACGCCACGGCTTGGGTGGACGACATCTGGGTGCGGGATAGCCGCTTCCTGGGCTCGGAGCGCTGGGCTGTGTACTTCGACGGGTGCTTCGCTTGTGGCGTGATCGGCTCGGAGATCGCGGGGAATTTCGGCAACGGCGGCCTCCTCATCCTCACGAACCAGGACGCGGACTTCGACATTAACGGCGACGGCATCTTCCAGGAAAACGAGATCCGTCAGGCCAACCACATTGTGGTTGCGAACAACACCTTCGGCGGCCTGCACCAAGGCATCCAGATCACCGGGAAAGACGCCTTGGTCGTGGGGAACACCGCGACCGCGGATCAGGCGATCTTCGTGCAGTTCAGCGCGAAGTGCGACCAGGTGAACCCGAACGCTGGCATTCACAGCGTCTTCAACAACCTGCGCGTGGAGAACAACCGGGTCGCGGGCGTGAACGCCTTCGTCCGCGTGAACGCCTACCCGGACGGGTGCGGGAGCGGCAACACGATGGAGATCGGTGGGTACTACGTGGCCGGGAACACCGTAGAGCGCTTCTACGGCACGAACCCCGGCCTAGTCGTCGAGGTGTCGGGCCCCATCGTGGATCCTCGAGTCATCACGGATAACCTGTGCGGAGGTGTCGCGTGCGACAACCAGGTGCGCGCGCTCGCCGAGTAA
- a CDS encoding S8 family serine peptidase, giving the protein MPRWVLVLLALALAACRNGTVPEGTTLSPEGTGRFGMTAPANAVWQLVPDPNAPAFLQLTPNRGIGPAVVQVTASPTPFLPDQAVVEARVAVSGDLNGVIRVRWPLVRVTGTLYPPPLEAARNASFPARGLFTPEAAAPVREVLVKYRSSPARPLALTASARVLAHDPQHRLLRLEAPDPQALLERLAADPAVEWAEPNARVYALSVAGEPMDAFYPLQWHLRRTGARWAHLATYPVPVTVAVIDTGVRFDHPDLSGRVWGPGEGALDLVEGDTDPTDPFDNLKPEAGSHGTHVTGLIAASAGPFPPACPTCTNSGTVGLAWPAPVKVLPIRVLDTRGSGTVAAVAAAIRYAAGLPITWDGVTYTNPHPAQVINLSLGTTAFSHAMCEAVREATARGVAVVAAAGNGAASNLVYPASCDGAISVAATDYNFGGAPRRAWYSEFNDAVDVSAPGGDVSVDSDRDGYPDGILSTTWNYVEGRPNYAFYMGTSQATPQVAGALALLIASGRAATGQAAWAALQPHLTDLGDPGPDPAFGYGFLNLPPALGVTPPPGPFRVTLTGPTTRHLVPDADGRFVTHLPPGRYALTACRDDSANGLCDPGEPALEQSLEVPGDALEQDLGALSLTPP; this is encoded by the coding sequence ATGCCTCGCTGGGTTCTTGTGCTCCTTGCGCTGGCGCTGGCGGCGTGCCGTAACGGCACCGTACCCGAGGGGACGACCCTAAGCCCCGAGGGCACGGGACGCTTCGGGATGACGGCCCCCGCGAACGCGGTGTGGCAGCTCGTCCCGGACCCGAACGCCCCGGCCTTCCTGCAGCTCACGCCCAACCGCGGTATCGGGCCTGCCGTGGTTCAGGTCACCGCCAGCCCCACCCCCTTCCTGCCCGACCAAGCCGTGGTGGAGGCGCGGGTAGCCGTGAGCGGCGACCTGAACGGTGTGATCCGGGTGCGTTGGCCGCTCGTGCGCGTCACGGGCACCCTCTACCCCCCACCGCTCGAGGCCGCCCGGAACGCCTCCTTCCCAGCGCGCGGCCTGTTCACTCCCGAAGCCGCCGCGCCTGTTCGCGAGGTGCTCGTGAAGTACCGGTCCAGCCCCGCGCGCCCCCTCGCCCTCACCGCCTCGGCTCGCGTACTGGCGCACGACCCGCAACACCGCCTCTTGCGCCTCGAGGCCCCCGACCCTCAGGCGCTCCTCGAGCGCCTCGCGGCGGACCCGGCCGTGGAGTGGGCCGAGCCCAACGCCCGGGTGTACGCGCTGAGCGTGGCGGGCGAACCCATGGACGCGTTCTACCCCCTCCAGTGGCACCTGCGGCGCACGGGGGCCCGCTGGGCGCACCTGGCCACGTACCCCGTACCCGTTACCGTTGCGGTGATCGACACGGGGGTGCGGTTCGATCACCCGGACCTCTCGGGGCGCGTGTGGGGCCCGGGGGAGGGCGCGCTGGATTTGGTGGAGGGGGACACGGACCCCACCGACCCCTTCGACAACCTCAAGCCCGAAGCGGGCAGCCACGGCACGCACGTTACGGGCCTCATCGCGGCCAGCGCGGGGCCCTTCCCGCCCGCCTGCCCAACCTGCACGAACTCCGGCACCGTCGGCCTCGCCTGGCCCGCCCCCGTCAAGGTCCTGCCTATCCGCGTCCTGGACACGCGCGGCAGCGGCACCGTCGCCGCGGTCGCCGCCGCGATCCGATACGCGGCCGGCCTGCCCATCACCTGGGACGGCGTGACCTACACAAACCCCCATCCCGCCCAGGTCATCAACCTCTCCCTCGGCACGACCGCCTTCTCCCACGCGATGTGCGAGGCCGTGCGCGAGGCCACGGCGCGCGGCGTCGCGGTCGTGGCCGCCGCGGGGAACGGCGCGGCCTCGAACCTCGTCTACCCCGCCTCGTGCGACGGCGCGATCAGCGTGGCCGCCACCGACTATAACTTCGGCGGCGCGCCCCGGCGCGCCTGGTACTCGGAGTTCAACGATGCCGTGGACGTGAGCGCCCCCGGCGGGGACGTGAGCGTGGACAGCGACCGGGACGGGTACCCGGACGGAATCCTCTCCACCACCTGGAACTACGTCGAGGGCCGCCCCAACTACGCCTTCTACATGGGCACCTCCCAAGCCACGCCCCAGGTGGCGGGCGCGCTCGCGCTGCTCATCGCAAGCGGCCGCGCCGCCACCGGCCAGGCGGCTTGGGCGGCCCTCCAGCCGCACCTCACCGACCTCGGCGACCCGGGGCCGGACCCCGCGTTCGGGTACGGGTTCCTGAACCTGCCTCCCGCCCTTGGCGTCACCCCGCCCCCCGGCCCGTTTCGCGTCACCCTCACCGGTCCCACTACCCGCCACCTCGTCCCGGACGCGGACGGGCGCTTCGTGACCCACCTACCCCCCGGCCGCTACGCCCTCACCGCCTGCCGCGACGACAGCGCGAACGGCTTGTGCGACCCCGGCGAGCCCGCCCTCGAGCAATCCCTCGAGGTCCCGGGCGACGCGCTCGAGCAGGACCTGGGCGCGCTTTCCTTAACCCCGCCCTAA
- the ispG gene encoding flavodoxin-dependent (E)-4-hydroxy-3-methylbut-2-enyl-diphosphate synthase has product MTRRKTPTVWVGSVPIGSEHPVVVQSMTNTPTADVEATVAQIRELVLAGSELVRLTVNTEAAARAVPEIKARLRDAGIEVPLVGDFHFNGHLLLRKYPETAQALDKYRINPGTVGAGRQQDPNFRTMIEVALEFNKPVRIGVNWGSLDQGLLREIMDQNARRPNPKSAHEVLLETIVESAVRSAELAEAYGLPHDRIILSAKVSHAPDLWAVYRALARRVDYPLHLGLTEAGMGAQGIVASTAGLAVLLSEGIGDTIRVSLTPEPGTSRAREVEVAKLILQSLGLRRFAPSVTACPGCGRTTSTFFQELAQTVQQHLERRMLEWKARYPGVENLKVAVMGCVVNGPGESKHADVGISLPGTGEAPRAPVYVDGRLYKTLQGPRIAEEFMEILEAYVAQRFGRAQPARD; this is encoded by the coding sequence ATGACGCGCCGCAAGACCCCCACCGTGTGGGTTGGCTCGGTGCCCATCGGGTCCGAGCATCCGGTGGTGGTGCAATCCATGACCAACACCCCCACCGCGGACGTGGAAGCCACCGTCGCGCAGATCCGTGAGCTGGTCCTCGCGGGCAGCGAGCTGGTCCGGCTCACCGTGAACACCGAGGCCGCCGCGCGGGCCGTTCCGGAGATCAAGGCCCGACTCCGCGATGCGGGCATCGAGGTCCCCCTCGTGGGTGATTTTCACTTTAACGGCCACCTCCTCCTCCGAAAATACCCCGAGACGGCTCAAGCGCTCGACAAGTACCGCATCAACCCCGGCACCGTCGGCGCGGGACGGCAGCAAGACCCGAACTTCCGCACCATGATCGAGGTGGCCCTCGAGTTCAACAAGCCCGTGCGCATCGGGGTGAACTGGGGCTCCCTCGACCAGGGGCTGCTGCGGGAGATCATGGACCAAAACGCCCGCCGCCCCAATCCCAAGAGCGCGCACGAGGTCCTCTTGGAGACGATCGTGGAGTCCGCGGTGCGCTCCGCCGAGCTCGCCGAGGCCTACGGCCTGCCGCACGACCGCATCATCCTCTCCGCCAAGGTCTCGCACGCCCCGGACCTCTGGGCGGTCTACCGCGCGCTCGCGCGCCGCGTGGACTACCCCCTGCACCTGGGGCTCACCGAGGCCGGCATGGGCGCGCAAGGGATCGTGGCGAGCACCGCGGGCCTCGCGGTGCTGCTGAGCGAAGGCATCGGGGACACGATCCGCGTCTCCCTGACCCCCGAGCCCGGCACGAGCCGCGCCCGGGAGGTCGAGGTCGCCAAGCTCATCCTGCAGTCCCTGGGCCTTAGGCGGTTCGCGCCGAGCGTCACCGCCTGTCCCGGGTGCGGCCGCACCACGAGCACCTTCTTCCAAGAACTCGCCCAGACCGTACAGCAGCACCTGGAGCGCCGCATGCTGGAGTGGAAGGCGCGTTACCCCGGGGTGGAGAATCTCAAGGTCGCGGTGATGGGGTGCGTGGTGAACGGCCCCGGGGAGTCCAAGCACGCCGACGTGGGGATCAGCCTGCCCGGCACGGGCGAGGCCCCTCGAGCTCCGGTCTACGTGGACGGCCGACTCTACAAGACCCTCCAAGGCCCCCGCATCGCCGAGGAGTTCATGGAGATCCTGGAGGCGTACGTCGCCCAGCGGTTCGGCAGGGCCCAACCGGCGCGGGACTAG
- a CDS encoding S8 family serine peptidase, whose translation MRRALLLMLGLGLAGCQFFLNTPPRITAFTATPNNLWVTFTWSVSDPDGDALECRLDADGNGSTDLLIPNCTSGSYTYGYPQEGSFTATLVVQDPDGGTATETTTVTPTWPTTFPTPADRCPAPVGATALPAALPVPKTGVADFTPAHVPGELLAFTGDGLTLQSTALLEAERTLGLTRVATLENGWVHYRVAPGEEAAAAAALVARGAARYVQPNYRYGLLFVPNDPYYVPDQQDQFQLLGLEAAWDQVSASCRPVVAVVDTGAAFTHPDLDANLLPGYDFSDDDPDASDMDGHGSQVASLIAAETHNNEGMASVTQGAAYLLPLKVFPNATTLTLAQAINFAVDAEAHVINLSLCLIANKDENQDGRNDCAQITDPATQTDGLIEDALYRAYTQGVLTLAASGNDGLGYVGYPASSSYTLAIGAIDNNKNRAYFSNYGDKLDLVAPGVNVLGAHPLSEYVRDSGTSFAAPFASGVAALYIAEHYAIKGAVPPTDRIRTCLTSTAEDLGAPGFDSSFGFGLVRADWVLDPNRSACYP comes from the coding sequence ATGCGGCGTGCGCTCCTGTTGATGCTAGGGCTCGGCCTCGCGGGGTGCCAGTTCTTCCTCAACACCCCGCCGCGGATCACGGCCTTCACCGCGACTCCCAACAACCTATGGGTGACCTTTACCTGGAGCGTGTCCGACCCGGACGGGGACGCCCTCGAGTGCCGGCTGGACGCGGACGGGAACGGGAGTACCGACCTCCTCATCCCTAACTGTACGAGCGGCAGCTACACCTACGGCTACCCCCAGGAGGGGAGCTTCACCGCGACGCTCGTGGTGCAGGACCCGGATGGAGGCACCGCCACGGAAACTACGACAGTCACCCCCACCTGGCCCACCACCTTCCCCACCCCAGCCGACCGCTGCCCCGCGCCCGTCGGCGCGACCGCCCTGCCCGCCGCCCTGCCCGTCCCGAAGACCGGCGTGGCCGACTTCACCCCCGCGCACGTGCCCGGCGAGCTCCTCGCCTTCACCGGTGACGGCCTCACCCTGCAAAGCACCGCCCTCCTCGAGGCCGAGCGCACCCTGGGCCTCACGCGCGTAGCCACGCTGGAAAACGGCTGGGTGCATTACCGCGTCGCCCCTGGGGAGGAAGCCGCCGCCGCGGCGGCCCTCGTGGCGCGCGGCGCGGCCCGGTACGTGCAGCCCAACTACCGGTACGGCCTGCTCTTCGTCCCGAACGACCCCTATTACGTCCCCGACCAGCAGGACCAGTTTCAACTCCTGGGCCTCGAGGCGGCCTGGGACCAGGTGAGCGCCTCCTGCCGGCCCGTGGTCGCGGTGGTGGATACGGGCGCGGCGTTCACTCACCCGGACCTCGACGCGAACCTCCTCCCCGGGTACGACTTCTCGGATGACGACCCCGACGCGAGCGACATGGACGGGCACGGCTCCCAGGTCGCGAGCCTCATCGCCGCCGAGACCCATAACAACGAGGGGATGGCCAGCGTCACGCAGGGCGCAGCGTACCTCCTGCCCCTCAAGGTCTTCCCCAACGCCACCACCCTCACCCTGGCCCAAGCCATCAACTTCGCGGTGGACGCCGAAGCTCACGTGATCAACCTCAGCCTCTGCCTCATCGCCAACAAGGACGAGAACCAAGACGGCCGGAACGACTGCGCTCAAATCACGGATCCCGCCACCCAAACCGACGGCCTGATCGAGGACGCCCTGTACCGCGCCTACACCCAGGGCGTCCTCACCCTCGCCGCGAGCGGGAACGACGGGCTGGGCTACGTGGGGTACCCCGCGAGCTCGAGCTACACCCTGGCGATCGGCGCGATCGATAACAATAAAAACCGGGCTTACTTCTCGAACTACGGGGACAAGCTGGACCTCGTGGCGCCTGGCGTGAACGTGCTGGGTGCGCACCCGCTTAGCGAGTACGTCCGGGATAGCGGCACCTCCTTCGCCGCCCCCTTCGCGAGCGGCGTCGCCGCCCTGTATATCGCCGAGCACTACGCCATAAAGGGCGCCGTGCCCCCCACGGACCGGATCCGAACCTGCCTGACCTCCACGGCGGAGGACCTCGGGGCGCCCGGGTTCGATTCGAGCTTCGGGTTCGGCCTGGTCCGGGCGGACTGGGTGCTCGACCCCAACCGCAGCGCGTGCTACCCGTGA
- a CDS encoding VWA domain-containing protein translates to MHLAFPWALLALLLPFLPGVRPPLRRLVLLLLVLAASGPSLPLAPARTVVLLDYSPSAREAVWAQATQLEVPPPATFLAFAEAVQEVPTPTARRTDLGEGTDLAAALEAALERGADRILLISDGLSQTPVLPPPVPVYALSVPPSPHVGLVGVLLPPYPAEGETVEVRAVVEATAPTEVTVTFTRPGDRVSVTRRVPIGRTSIPYRFTLEGATPLTVTLTSPLGADQARAELRPAGTPEVWVLGDEAAARLLEAQAFRVRRLEALPLPIRADAVVIGRAARAFSPVELAALERFLREGGALLFSATPEGLFFGGWERSPLADEIPVRPAGRSGVALVLVLDVSGSMADGNPSKLALAVAGALSLVETARPEDRLGIVTFSSGPRWLFPPRPMTARGKLEAKTLLDRLRPGGSTRMLEAYRQAIEALEALELETKQILVLTDGQVEEDPAALVALAEAARAQGIRTNSVALGGDADRALLARMSRVGEGRFWDVPTPEDLPRLFLEEAERTFGREALEGRFPVRLEAHPVTQGLSTPPPARVLLPAVAQPWARVVLDSAGEPILAVGERGLGKVAALTTDLSRSWTDWPEAPRFLGQLLRWLTRTPARPRYSVSREAEGVRVVVQGRFERAPKLRYGGVERSMPPTAPLTFEAVLPSEARGEAVVLVEGRVLFRVPLPEPSEWPLTDGRATLQRLAEASQGALLEAPQALPPAPRKPVPLTGPLLGLALAFFLLERYLIWRARRA, encoded by the coding sequence ATGCACCTCGCCTTCCCCTGGGCCCTCCTCGCCCTCCTCCTTCCCTTCCTGCCCGGCGTGCGCCCCCCCTTACGCCGGCTGGTTCTTCTGCTGTTGGTACTCGCCGCGAGCGGCCCCAGCTTACCCCTCGCTCCGGCGCGCACCGTGGTCCTCCTCGATTACAGCCCCTCCGCGCGCGAAGCCGTCTGGGCGCAAGCCACCCAGCTCGAGGTCCCGCCCCCCGCGACCTTTTTAGCCTTTGCCGAGGCGGTGCAGGAGGTGCCCACCCCCACCGCACGCCGCACGGATCTCGGGGAGGGCACCGACCTCGCCGCAGCCCTCGAGGCCGCCCTCGAGCGGGGCGCGGACCGGATCCTGCTGATCTCGGACGGCCTCTCCCAGACCCCCGTCCTCCCCCCGCCCGTCCCGGTGTACGCCCTCAGCGTGCCGCCCAGCCCGCACGTGGGCCTGGTGGGGGTTCTCCTGCCCCCCTACCCCGCGGAGGGCGAGACGGTCGAGGTGCGCGCCGTGGTGGAGGCCACCGCTCCCACCGAGGTGACCGTGACCTTCACCCGTCCCGGCGACCGGGTCAGCGTGACGCGGCGCGTCCCCATCGGGCGCACCAGCATCCCTTACCGCTTCACCCTGGAGGGCGCCACCCCCCTCACCGTCACCCTCACGAGCCCCTTAGGCGCGGACCAGGCCCGGGCCGAGCTCCGCCCCGCCGGCACACCCGAGGTGTGGGTGCTCGGGGACGAGGCCGCCGCGCGGCTCCTCGAAGCCCAGGCCTTCCGCGTGCGCCGTCTCGAGGCTCTCCCCCTCCCCATCCGCGCGGACGCGGTGGTGATCGGCCGCGCGGCGCGAGCCTTCAGTCCCGTTGAGCTGGCCGCCCTCGAGCGCTTCCTCCGGGAGGGCGGTGCCCTGCTGTTTAGCGCCACGCCGGAGGGCTTGTTCTTCGGGGGGTGGGAGCGCTCGCCCCTCGCGGACGAGATCCCCGTCCGGCCCGCCGGGCGCAGCGGGGTGGCGCTCGTACTGGTGCTGGACGTTTCCGGCTCGATGGCGGACGGGAACCCCTCCAAGCTTGCCCTTGCCGTCGCAGGCGCCTTGAGCCTGGTGGAGACCGCGCGCCCCGAGGACCGGCTCGGCATCGTGACCTTCTCCAGCGGCCCGCGCTGGCTCTTCCCCCCGCGCCCCATGACCGCGCGCGGCAAGCTCGAGGCCAAGACCCTCCTCGATCGCCTGCGCCCCGGCGGCAGCACGCGCATGCTCGAGGCCTACCGCCAAGCCATCGAGGCCCTCGAAGCCCTCGAGCTCGAAACTAAGCAGATCCTGGTCCTGACGGACGGCCAGGTGGAGGAGGATCCCGCCGCGCTCGTCGCGCTTGCGGAAGCCGCGCGCGCGCAAGGGATCCGGACCAATAGCGTGGCCCTCGGGGGGGATGCGGACCGCGCCCTGCTCGCCCGCATGAGCCGGGTGGGGGAGGGCCGGTTCTGGGACGTGCCTACCCCTGAGGACCTCCCGCGCCTATTCCTCGAGGAGGCCGAGCGCACCTTCGGCCGCGAGGCCCTCGAGGGCCGTTTCCCGGTGCGGCTCGAGGCGCACCCCGTGACGCAAGGCCTTTCCACGCCGCCCCCGGCTCGCGTGCTGCTGCCGGCGGTGGCGCAACCGTGGGCGCGAGTGGTGCTGGACAGCGCGGGGGAGCCCATCCTCGCGGTGGGCGAGCGGGGGCTCGGCAAGGTCGCGGCCCTCACCACGGACCTCTCCCGGAGCTGGACGGACTGGCCGGAAGCCCCGCGGTTTCTGGGCCAGCTCCTCCGCTGGTTGACCCGCACCCCCGCCCGGCCGCGCTACAGCGTGAGCCGGGAGGCCGAAGGGGTGCGGGTGGTGGTGCAGGGGCGGTTCGAGCGGGCCCCGAAGCTGCGCTACGGGGGGGTGGAGCGCTCCATGCCGCCCACCGCCCCGCTCACCTTCGAGGCCGTCCTGCCCTCCGAGGCGCGGGGGGAGGCGGTGGTGCTCGTGGAGGGCCGGGTCCTCTTCCGCGTGCCGCTGCCCGAACCGAGCGAGTGGCCGCTCACGGACGGCCGAGCCACCCTTCAACGGCTGGCCGAAGCCAGCCAGGGGGCCCTTCTCGAGGCCCCCCAGGCGCTGCCGCCCGCGCCGAGGAAGCCCGTGCCCCTCACGGGGCCGCTCTTGGGTCTGGCATTGGCCTTCTTCCTGCTCGAACGGTATCTCATCTGGCGGGCGCGCCGCGCGTAG